In Streptomyces liangshanensis, the DNA window GGCGGCCATCGCCAGGTCCACCGAGAAGGTGCGCAGCGCGTCGTTGGCGCCGTCGAGCCCGGGGGCGGCGCCGTGGCGGAACACCCGGTCGCGGGCGTCTGCCGCGGGGTCGGCGCTCTCGCCCCAGCAGTGGACGTCGAGGTCCGTCAGGGACCGCAGCTCCCGGGCCAGGAACTCCACATGGACACCCGCCCCGCCGTAGACGTCCGGCGGATACTCCCGCGTCAGCAGCCCCACCCTCACGCCGTACCCCTGTCGTAGCCGCTGGTTCGAAGCAGTGCCGGTCAGCCTGCCACACGCGGTGTCAGGTGCCGACGCCAGTCATGGTCACCCGGAATCGGCCCCGGCGGAAGACCGTCGCGGGGGCCGGTCGAAGACGCAGTCCCCGCACAGCCCGCCACCCGGACACCGGTAGTGGAGACAGCAGCTCCGCCGTCGGAAGGACCCTGCCCCGTAATCACCCGTGGCACGCAGGTCCCGGTGATCGAAAAGCTCGGCGGCGAGGGTGTGGGCCCGCGCCGCCACCTCGGGGCGGCCGTGGCGGTGCCCCCAGGCGGCCAGTTCCCGGGCGGCCCCGGCGAGGGCGGAGGCCGCGTTGCCCCACAGCAGCCGGGGCGAGACGTGGCCGTCGCGGCGCAGGGCCCGGGCGAGCGGGACGAGATGGCCGTACTGCACCACCTCGCGGACGGTCGCGGCGGTGGCGGGGAGGAACCGGGGGCCGGCCAGCCAGAGGTCGTCGGGGGTGGTGAGGTCGGGGTCCCAGTGCAGCCGCCCGGGGTCCAGATCGGGCACCCCGTCCCCCAGAACGGCGCAACCGAGGGCGATCGACCAGAGGCGGGCCGCCAGGCCGAGCTGGGCGACGGACGCGGCGACCCGGCGCTCGGGCGCGCGCAGCCGGCCGGCCACCTTGTCGACGCGGGCGGAGAGGGGCGCGATGCCGCCCTCGTACACCCGGGCCAGTGCGCCGTGCGCGCCGGCCGGTGGGGTGGTGCGCAGCGCGAAGAAGCCTCCTACAGAGGCGACTTCCGCCAGATCCGTCGAGCCCATGCGTACCTCTCTCCCGTCGGCTTTCCGGTCACTCGTCGTGACGCTCCGGCCGTTCCTTCACGGACCGTGACCGCTCCCGGCCGTTCGGGCGGAGCCGGTCGGCACCCGTTTCCCCGGCGCTGACCTGCACGACCCTCTCTGGGTGGACGTGACGGAGCCCCCCGTACTACGACCGTAGTACGACGGATTGAGCCCTTCAGGACGACGCCGAATCCGTCCGGACGAGAGATCGTGGAGGCATGAGTGCACTTGCGCTGTCCGTGCTGCTGTCGCTGGTCTCCGCGGTCGCCTACGCGGCCGGGGCGATCCTTCAGGAGCGCGTCGCGGCGGACACCCCCGACCGTCCCTACGCCCCGCTCCACCACGGTGTGTGGTGGGCGGCGGTGGGTCTGAACGGGGTGGGGGCGCTGCTGCACGTCGTGGCGCTGGCGTACGGGCCGCTGAGCCTGGTGCAGCCGCTCGGCGCGCTGACGATCGTCTTCGCGCCGCCGATGGCCGCGCTGTTCGTGGGACGCAGGGCGGGGCACACGGCGTGGCGTGGCGCGATCATGGCGACGGTGGGGCTGGCGGGGCTGCTGGCCCTGACCGGCGGCACCGACTCGCACTCGCTGGGCGGGACGGAGCGGCTGATCCTCGGGGCGGCGACGTTCGGCGCGGTCGGGCTGCTGTTCCTGGTCGCGCAGTTGGTGCACCGGCCGATCGTACGGAGCATGCTGCTGGCCGCCGCGGGCGGTGTCGCGTTCGGCATCGCGTCGGTGTTCACCAAGACGGTCGCGGTGGACTGGACGTCGGACTCCGCGACGGTGCAGGTGCCGAGCCTGCTGGTGATCGGCCTGCTGGCGGCGACGGGCCTGATGCTCTCCCAGGCGTCGTACCGGGGCGCCGGACTGGCGGCCCCGCTGGCGACCGTCACGGTCGTCAATCCGGTGGTGGCCGCGGCGGTGGGCATCACGCTGTTCGGCGAGACCTTCCGGTACGGCGTGCCGGGCACGGTGCTGGCGCTGGGGTCCGGGGTGGTCGCGGCGGGCGGGCTGATCCTGCTCACCACCGAGCGGCTGGGGTCGTCGCGGGAGCCGCGCGACGAGCCGGCGGCGCCGCCGTCCGGGCCCGCGGGCCCCGGGCCCCGGCGCGGGGGTCCCCCGGGCGGCGCGCGCCCGGAGGACGTACAGCCCGAGCAGCCCGGGGACATAGCCACCGGCACCCGCCAGGACACCACCCCCCGGCCGGACGGGCCGCGCGCGGACGGCACGCGGCCGGAGGGGGGATCTCAGGAGGAGCGGCGGGCGTCAGATGCGGACGCCGCGCGCCCTCAGCCAGGCGAGGGGGTCGATGTCGCTGCCGTAGCCCGGCCCCGTACGCATCTCGAAGTGCAGGTGCGGTCCCGTGCTGTTGCCGGTGGATCCTGAGCGGGCGATCCGCTGGCCGCCGCTGACCTGCTGGCCGGCGCGTACGGTCAGCGCGGACAGGTGCGCGTACTGGCTGTACTTGCCGTCCGCGTGCCGGATGACGACCTCGTAGCCGTACGACCCCGCCCAGCCGGCCGAGACGACGTGCCCGGCGGCGACCGCCTTCACGGACGTGCCGGTGGGGACGGGGAAGTCGACGCCCGTGTGGTAACCGCTCGCCCAGGCTCCCGCCTTGTGGTACGGCGTGCCGGTCGAAGCGGATACGGGGGCGGTGACTCCACCGGTGGTCTGCGTGCCGGTCCGCGCGGGCGCCTCGGTCCTGCGCTTCTCCGCCTGCTTCGGCTGGGCGGTCCGCTTCGGTTCGGCGGTCCTCGGCTTCTCCGCGGTCCTCGGCCTCTCGGCCGTACGGGGCTTCGCCGCCTGCGCCGGCTTCTCGGCGGGCTCGGCCTGGGGCTTCGTGGCGGGAGTCGCGCGCTTCGCCGGAGCGCTCTTCGCGGGGGCGCCCTTCGCCGGGGCGCTCTTCGCCGGGGCCTGGAGGACCAGCTTCTGGCCGGGGAAGATGAGGTCGGGGTCGCTGCCGATGACGCGGCGGTTGTCCTCGTACAGGCGCTGCCAGCCGCCCTTGACGGACTCGTCCGCGGCGATCCCGGAGAGGGAGTCGCCCCGGGCGACGGTGTACCCCTCGCGGTGGGTGGGCACGGAGGTCGGCGAGGCGGCCTGCTCGGTGGAGCGCGCTTTCGGCTCGGCCCGGGGCCCGGACTTCGACTCGGGAGCCGTCCCGGCCCTCGCCGTCCGGCCGTCCGGCGCGGAGGCGGGCCGGGTCTTCTCGCGCACCGGCGTGATGTCGGGGGCGTCGCCGCCGCGGGTGAGCCCCGCCTTGACCGAGCAGGCCGGCCAGGCGCCCGGGCCCTGTCCCTTGAGGACCTTCTCGGCCACGGCTATCTGCTGGTCCTTGGTGGCCAGGTCGGCGCGCGGGGCGAAGCTCCGGCCGCCGTACGCCTCCCAGGTGGACTGGGTGAACTGGAGCCCGCCGTAGTAGCCGTTCTCGGTGTTGATCTTCCAGTCACCGGTCGACTCGCAGGCCGCGACCTTCTCCCAGACGTCCACGGAGGCGGCGTGCCCCGCGCCCGCCGCGATGAGCGGCAGCGCCATGCCGGC includes these proteins:
- a CDS encoding (2Fe-2S)-binding protein, giving the protein MGSTDLAEVASVGGFFALRTTPPAGAHGALARVYEGGIAPLSARVDKVAGRLRAPERRVAASVAQLGLAARLWSIALGCAVLGDGVPDLDPGRLHWDPDLTTPDDLWLAGPRFLPATAATVREVVQYGHLVPLARALRRDGHVSPRLLWGNAASALAGAARELAAWGHRHGRPEVAARAHTLAAELFDHRDLRATGDYGAGSFRRRSCCLHYRCPGGGLCGDCVFDRPPRRSSAGADSG
- a CDS encoding DMT family transporter; translation: MSALALSVLLSLVSAVAYAAGAILQERVAADTPDRPYAPLHHGVWWAAVGLNGVGALLHVVALAYGPLSLVQPLGALTIVFAPPMAALFVGRRAGHTAWRGAIMATVGLAGLLALTGGTDSHSLGGTERLILGAATFGAVGLLFLVAQLVHRPIVRSMLLAAAGGVAFGIASVFTKTVAVDWTSDSATVQVPSLLVIGLLAATGLMLSQASYRGAGLAAPLATVTVVNPVVAAAVGITLFGETFRYGVPGTVLALGSGVVAAGGLILLTTERLGSSREPRDEPAAPPSGPAGPGPRRGGPPGGARPEDVQPEQPGDIATGTRQDTTPRPDGPRADGTRPEGGSQEERRASDADAARPQPGEGVDVAAVARPRTHLEVQVRSRAVAGGS
- a CDS encoding transglycosylase family protein produces the protein MAATGRHRRYQPSRINRVSLSVGVGGAGMALPLIAAGAGHAASVDVWEKVAACESTGDWKINTENGYYGGLQFTQSTWEAYGGRSFAPRADLATKDQQIAVAEKVLKGQGPGAWPACSVKAGLTRGGDAPDITPVREKTRPASAPDGRTARAGTAPESKSGPRAEPKARSTEQAASPTSVPTHREGYTVARGDSLSGIAADESVKGGWQRLYEDNRRVIGSDPDLIFPGQKLVLQAPAKSAPAKGAPAKSAPAKRATPATKPQAEPAEKPAQAAKPRTAERPRTAEKPRTAEPKRTAQPKQAEKRRTEAPARTGTQTTGGVTAPVSASTGTPYHKAGAWASGYHTGVDFPVPTGTSVKAVAAGHVVSAGWAGSYGYEVVIRHADGKYSQYAHLSALTVRAGQQVSGGQRIARSGSTGNSTGPHLHFEMRTGPGYGSDIDPLAWLRARGVRI